In Methanosphaera sp., a single window of DNA contains:
- a CDS encoding MATE family efflux transporter — protein MTGGVVAVAVYAATLRITKLITIPIKGYGSALITVAGAAYGEKDYTKFDKSFKYTMNISIIVTFLLVIIFYIFTPQICSLFSSGNTQIISYITDATRYLLIFMVFQCFSVIPCMLFQSVGKGTTSLILSLWRSIILKVIFTVGVFAILLNNGFYSIYNGYIMSLIFGGIVAFMWALRYIRKLKKSDDTITI, from the coding sequence ATGACAGGAGGTGTAGTTGCTGTTGCAGTTTATGCAGCTACTTTAAGAATTACTAAACTTATTACTATTCCAATTAAAGGTTATGGTTCTGCATTAATTACAGTTGCAGGAGCAGCATATGGAGAAAAAGATTATACAAAGTTTGATAAATCATTTAAGTATACAATGAATATCTCAATTATTGTTACATTTTTACTTGTTATAATTTTTTATATATTTACACCACAGATATGTTCACTATTTTCAAGTGGAAATACTCAAATTATATCATATATTACTGATGCAACACGTTATTTACTTATATTTATGGTATTTCAATGTTTTAGTGTAATTCCATGTATGCTTTTCCAGTCTGTTGGTAAAGGAACAACATCACTTATACTTTCACTTTGGAGAAGTATAATTTTAAAAGTTATATTTACAGTAGGAGTATTTGCTATACTTTTAAATAATGGATTTTACAGCATATATAATGGATATATTATGAGTTTAATATTTGGTGGAATTGTAGCATTTATGTGGGCTTTAAGATATATTAGAAAATTAAAAAAATCAGATGATACAATTACTATATAG
- a CDS encoding MATE family efflux transporter — MSGNVQKNSNIELLLGDHKKAIRKLAWPMMVSMFLIMAYNLVDSIWVAGLGADALAAIGFINPLYMILIGLGNGIGAGANSMIARFIGADDYDGANNSALHSLVLTIIISIFGGALICFMLPMILEAMGAGSATGAALEYGYIVFGCMLVFIYSNVATAILRSEGDVKRAMYSMAITAILNIILDPIMIYVLNMGISGAGWASVISALISCVVLLYWLHFENKMYLDINFKNFKYNSGIFKGILGVAIPSTSENIIISILNMISNWLLVITAGTVAVATYTAAFRVILLANIPIMGLGTALITVSGAAFGARNYEKLKNAFIYTLKLGVMISTVMIAIVYIFAPQVSMLFAYNSSSALAPQISETLRIMIVFVYCMCLGSVASMMFQGVGRGSVALILTVIRALILESIFSILFALTFAWGAYGVYYGVVTGGMIGGLICVGCAMFYFRGLLKSSTTS; from the coding sequence ATGTCAGGTAATGTTCAAAAAAATAGTAATATTGAACTTCTTCTTGGAGATCATAAAAAGGCAATACGTAAGCTTGCATGGCCTATGATGGTAAGTATGTTTCTTATAATGGCATATAATCTTGTTGATAGTATATGGGTTGCAGGTCTTGGTGCTGATGCTCTTGCTGCTATTGGATTTATAAATCCGTTATATATGATTCTTATTGGTCTTGGTAATGGTATTGGAGCTGGTGCAAATAGTATGATTGCACGTTTTATTGGAGCTGATGATTATGATGGTGCAAATAATTCAGCACTGCATAGTCTTGTGTTGACTATTATAATTTCAATTTTTGGTGGAGCTTTAATATGTTTTATGCTTCCTATGATTCTTGAGGCTATGGGTGCAGGAAGTGCAACAGGTGCTGCTCTTGAATATGGATATATTGTATTTGGATGTATGCTTGTATTTATATACAGTAATGTTGCTACTGCTATTTTAAGATCAGAGGGTGATGTTAAACGTGCAATGTATTCAATGGCTATTACTGCTATTTTAAATATTATTCTTGATCCTATAATGATTTATGTTTTAAATATGGGAATTAGTGGTGCTGGATGGGCTAGTGTTATATCTGCTCTTATTAGCTGTGTTGTACTTCTCTACTGGCTTCACTTTGAAAATAAGATGTATCTTGATATTAATTTTAAGAATTTTAAATATAATTCTGGTATTTTTAAGGGAATTCTTGGTGTTGCAATACCATCAACTTCTGAAAATATTATTATCAGTATTCTTAATATGATTTCAAATTGGCTTCTTGTAATTACAGCAGGTACTGTTGCTGTTGCTACATATACTGCAGCTTTTCGTGTAATTTTACTTGCTAATATTCCTATTATGGGTCTTGGTACTGCTTTAATTACTGTTTCTGGTGCTGCATTTGGTGCTCGTAACTATGAAAAGCTTAAAAATGCATTTATATATACTTTGAAGTTGGGTGTTATGATTTCAACTGTGATGATTGCAATTGTTTATATTTTTGCTCCACAAGTTAGTATGTTATTTGCATATAATTCTAGTAGTGCTCTTGCACCACAGATTTCTGAGACTTTGCGTATTATGATTGTTTTTGTCTATTGTATGTGTCTTGGAAGTGTTGCATCTATGATGTTCCAGGGTGTTGGTCGGGGTAGTGTTGCACTGATTCTTACTGTTATTCGTGCTTTGATTCTTGAGAGTATATTTTCAATATTATTTGCTCTTACCTTCGCTTGGGGTGCTTATGGTGTTTATTATGGAGTTGTAACGGGTGGAATGATTGGTGGTCTTATCTGTGTAGGATGTGCAATGTTCTACTTTAGAGGTCTTTTAAAATCTAGTACTACTTCATAA
- a CDS encoding MarR family winged helix-turn-helix transcriptional regulator, with the protein MKCTENKCLKDECTKNECTRDKDNLSLSFLFSAFLKNKKIYFNKALKEHNITIAQMPVLISLLKFDDYVYQKNLVKSLYIDTTLVTRYLRILENEKLIKRIEDYENRRQNKIKLTDKGRKLATNSYQELLEYENTVIDDVISRDDIMDILISIIENQDKINKGGKD; encoded by the coding sequence ATGAAATGCACAGAAAATAAATGCTTAAAAGATGAATGCACAAAAAATGAATGTACACGCGACAAAGACAATTTATCATTATCATTTCTATTTTCTGCATTCCTGAAAAATAAAAAAATATACTTTAATAAAGCTCTCAAAGAACATAACATCACAATAGCACAAATGCCCGTGCTCATATCACTTCTTAAATTTGATGACTATGTATATCAAAAAAACCTAGTTAAATCACTATACATAGACACAACACTTGTTACACGTTATCTTAGAATACTTGAAAATGAAAAACTTATAAAACGTATAGAAGACTATGAAAACAGACGACAAAATAAGATAAAACTAACAGATAAAGGAAGAAAACTGGCAACAAATTCATACCAAGAACTCCTTGAATATGAAAATACAGTTATTGATGATGTTATTTCAAGAGACGATATAATGGATATTTTAATATCAATAATTGAAAATCAAGATAAAATAAACAAGGGAGGAAAAGATTAA
- a CDS encoding MATE family efflux transporter: MADEIVEKNSNIELLLGDHKTAIKKLAWPMMVSMFLVMAYNLADGVWVAGLGADALAAVGFITPLFMILVGLGNGVGAGVNSLVARFIGSDNYKQANNTALHSLVLTVIISIVGAVVMCLALPTILDVMGAGSATQTALDYGYIVFGCMIVFIYSNVGTAILRSEGDVKRAMYAMAVTAIINIILDPIMIYTLGMGISGAAWATVISAAMSCLILLYWIHYKKDTYLDLTLSNYKTDRKIITGILNIAIPSTAENLIFSILGIIENWLLVTTAGTAAVAAYTAALRLIQIANIPIMGLGTALITVAGAAYGAHNYEKLKNAFTYTLKMGLIITTVMVILFYIFAPQISMIFAFGSSSTLAPRIAEIIRIMIIFIYSICMGAVAAMLFQGVGKGTTSLALTVIRSLLLEVVCSILFALVFGLGEYGVYYGVVTGGIIGGFISLGFALFYLKRLRSNYHPPENADL; the protein is encoded by the coding sequence TTGGCAGATGAAATAGTAGAAAAAAATAGTAACATTGAACTACTCCTAGGAGATCATAAAACTGCAATTAAAAAACTAGCATGGCCTATGATGGTAAGTATGTTTCTTGTAATGGCATACAACCTAGCAGACGGTGTATGGGTAGCAGGACTAGGAGCAGATGCACTAGCAGCAGTAGGATTTATCACACCATTATTTATGATACTTGTTGGTCTTGGAAATGGAGTTGGAGCTGGAGTAAACAGTCTAGTTGCACGTTTTATAGGATCAGATAACTATAAACAGGCAAACAACACAGCATTACATAGTCTAGTATTAACTGTAATAATATCAATAGTAGGAGCTGTTGTAATGTGTCTTGCACTCCCAACGATTCTTGATGTTATGGGTGCAGGATCAGCTACACAAACAGCACTTGATTATGGATACATTGTATTTGGATGTATGATTGTATTTATATACAGTAACGTTGGAACAGCAATTCTAAGATCAGAAGGAGATGTAAAACGTGCAATGTATGCAATGGCAGTAACAGCAATTATAAACATTATTCTTGACCCTATAATGATCTACACACTAGGAATGGGAATTAGTGGAGCAGCATGGGCAACAGTAATATCAGCTGCAATGAGCTGTCTTATACTTCTTTACTGGATACATTACAAAAAAGACACATACCTTGATTTAACACTATCAAACTATAAAACTGATAGAAAAATCATAACAGGAATTCTTAACATTGCAATTCCATCTACAGCTGAAAACCTTATCTTCAGTATACTTGGTATAATTGAAAACTGGCTTCTTGTAACAACAGCAGGAACAGCAGCAGTAGCTGCATATACAGCAGCATTAAGACTTATACAAATTGCAAACATTCCTATCATGGGACTTGGTACAGCATTAATTACAGTTGCAGGAGCAGCATATGGTGCTCACAACTATGAAAAACTTAAAAATGCATTTACCTACACCCTCAAAATGGGTCTTATTATTACAACAGTAATGGTAATATTATTCTACATATTTGCACCACAAATAAGTATGATCTTTGCATTTGGATCAAGTTCAACACTTGCACCACGTATTGCAGAAATTATACGTATTATGATCATATTCATATACAGTATTTGTATGGGAGCAGTAGCTGCAATGTTATTCCAAGGTGTTGGTAAAGGTACAACATCACTTGCACTTACAGTTATCAGATCATTACTACTTGAAGTTGTATGTTCCATACTCTTTGCATTAGTATTTGGTCTTGGAGAATACGGTGTTTACTATGGAGTTGTAACTGGTGGTATTATTGGTGGATTTATAAGTTTAGGATTTGCATTATTTTATCTTAAACGTCTCAGATCAAACTATCATCCACCAGAAAATGCAGACTTATAG
- a CDS encoding 3-oxoacyl-ACP reductase family protein, with protein MLKDKVAVVTGGTRGIGFATVQTFLDNGCKVVLFGSRQESVDKALAKLDEINPDYAVEGMYPKLTDEAEIKEAFATIKEKYGKIDILVNNAGVAEDKPIENLSVEDFQRTIDLNVNAIYVCTKAVTEIMKDQGEGVILNTSSMVSLYGQASGCSYPASKFAVNGLTKSLARELGPANIRVNAVAPGVIATDMVAYLPEEVVERIASTIPFKRMGQPEDIANAFLFLASDMASYVTGEILSVDGATMT; from the coding sequence ATGTTAAAAGATAAAGTAGCTGTAGTAACAGGTGGAACAAGAGGAATAGGATTTGCAACAGTACAAACATTCCTCGACAATGGATGTAAAGTAGTACTATTTGGATCAAGACAAGAATCAGTAGATAAAGCATTAGCAAAACTTGATGAAATTAATCCTGACTATGCAGTTGAAGGAATGTATCCTAAACTAACAGATGAAGCAGAAATTAAAGAAGCATTTGCTACAATAAAAGAAAAATATGGAAAAATCGATATTTTAGTAAACAATGCAGGTGTTGCAGAAGACAAACCAATTGAAAATCTTAGTGTTGAAGATTTCCAAAGAACAATTGACTTAAATGTAAATGCAATATATGTATGTACAAAAGCAGTTACAGAAATTATGAAAGATCAAGGTGAAGGAGTAATACTCAACACAAGTTCAATGGTATCACTCTATGGACAAGCATCAGGATGTAGTTACCCTGCATCAAAATTTGCAGTAAATGGTCTTACAAAATCTCTTGCACGTGAACTTGGTCCTGCAAATATTCGTGTAAATGCAGTAGCACCTGGTGTAATTGCAACAGATATGGTAGCATACCTCCCAGAAGAAGTAGTTGAAAGAATTGCATCAACAATACCTTTTAAACGTATGGGACAACCTGAAGACATAGCAAATGCATTCTTATTCCTTGCAAGTGATATGGCATCCTATGTAACAGGTGAAATTCTATCAGTTGATGGAGCTACAATGACATAA
- a CDS encoding sodium:solute symporter family protein, giving the protein MDSLLAILIVVYVLLMLLVGFVAYNRTSNSVDYLVAGRETNPYIMALSYGATFISTAAIIGFGGLAGTNGIGILWLVFLNIAVGILLAFVVFGKRTRKMGQALNALTFPEFISKRFNSKFIQYFSGALIFISMPIYAASVLIGAARFLETTVNIDFKICIIILAIIIGFYVIYGGLKGVMYTDALQGTIMFAGMLILLVSIYHMLGGVTNAHHMLTQMAPLFPESAKATGATGWTTFPTMGSPFWWNLVSSIILGVGIGAIAQPQLAVRFMTVKSNKELNRAVLVGGVFIFVTTFTAYIVGALSNVYFFQHTGQIAITAAGGNVDKIIPTFINAAMPNWFTYIFMLTLLSAAMSTISTQFHVQGSSISHDIYGVLKGHKRDSLKVTRIGILIAIIIAVVLAFILPENIVAQGTGIFFGICAAAFLPVYICALFWKRATKQGVIAGITSGTLISLFCLIFTHKKEAVGLGICKALTGQSVLFTAMPWPYVDPMVIALPLSFIITIVVSLLTQNSKKEQEDIDALFEGKTEGGDIND; this is encoded by the coding sequence ATGGATAGTTTATTAGCAATACTTATCGTAGTATATGTTCTTTTAATGCTACTTGTTGGATTTGTTGCATATAATCGTACAAGTAACTCAGTTGATTATCTTGTAGCAGGTCGTGAAACAAATCCATACATCATGGCATTAAGTTACGGTGCTACATTTATAAGTACGGCGGCTATTATTGGTTTTGGAGGTCTTGCTGGAACTAATGGTATAGGTATACTATGGCTTGTATTTTTAAATATTGCAGTTGGTATTCTTCTTGCATTTGTAGTATTTGGAAAACGTACACGTAAGATGGGTCAAGCTCTTAATGCTTTAACATTTCCTGAATTTATTTCAAAAAGATTCAATAGTAAATTTATACAATACTTCAGTGGAGCTTTAATATTTATTTCAATGCCTATATATGCTGCTAGTGTACTTATTGGTGCAGCCAGATTTCTTGAAACAACAGTAAATATCGACTTTAAAATTTGTATTATAATCCTTGCAATTATTATAGGATTTTATGTAATATATGGTGGACTTAAAGGTGTAATGTATACAGATGCACTACAGGGAACAATTATGTTTGCTGGAATGCTTATCTTACTTGTAAGTATATATCACATGCTTGGTGGAGTAACTAATGCTCATCACATGTTAACACAGATGGCACCTCTATTTCCAGAATCAGCCAAGGCAACAGGTGCAACAGGGTGGACAACATTCCCAACGATGGGATCGCCGTTCTGGTGGAATCTTGTTTCATCAATTATTCTTGGTGTAGGAATTGGAGCTATAGCTCAACCACAACTTGCTGTACGTTTTATGACAGTAAAATCAAATAAAGAATTAAATCGTGCAGTTCTTGTTGGTGGTGTATTTATATTTGTAACAACATTCACAGCATACATTGTAGGTGCACTTTCAAATGTATACTTCTTCCAGCATACAGGACAAATTGCAATTACTGCTGCTGGTGGTAATGTTGATAAGATTATTCCAACATTTATTAATGCAGCAATGCCGAATTGGTTTACATATATCTTTATGTTAACACTACTTTCTGCTGCTATGAGTACAATCAGTACACAGTTCCATGTTCAGGGATCTTCAATATCACACGATATTTATGGTGTGCTAAAAGGTCATAAAAGAGACAGCTTAAAAGTTACAAGAATTGGTATTCTTATTGCTATTATAATTGCTGTAGTTTTAGCATTCATATTACCTGAAAACATTGTAGCTCAAGGTACTGGTATATTCTTTGGTATTTGTGCTGCAGCATTCCTTCCTGTATATATTTGTGCTCTTTTCTGGAAACGTGCAACAAAACAGGGAGTTATTGCTGGAATTACTAGTGGTACACTTATAAGTCTTTTCTGTCTTATATTTACTCATAAAAAAGAGGCAGTTGGACTTGGAATTTGTAAAGCTTTAACTGGTCAAAGTGTTCTATTTACTGCTATGCCATGGCCGTATGTTGATCCAATGGTTATTGCATTACCACTTTCATTTATAATTACAATTGTTGTATCACTTCTTACACAGAATTCTAAAAAAGAACAAGAAGATATTGATGCATTATTTGAAGGTAAAACTGAAGGTGGAGATATAAATGATTGA
- a CDS encoding symporter small accessory protein produces MIEILGFTDPMIIAAYLSCIIITLICIIYGVKNWNSED; encoded by the coding sequence ATGATTGAGATTCTAGGTTTTACAGATCCAATGATTATTGCAGCATATCTTTCATGTATTATTATTACATTAATTTGTATAATTTATGGTGTAAAAAACTGGAATAGTGAAGATTAA
- a CDS encoding 4Fe-4S binding protein produces the protein MAYQIGDNCVACGLCVEACPVNCISEGTPYTIDADACVACGLCAEACPVQAITE, from the coding sequence ATGGCTTACCAAATAGGAGATAATTGTGTTGCATGCGGATTATGTGTAGAAGCATGCCCAGTAAATTGTATTTCAGAAGGAACTCCTTACACAATAGATGCAGACGCTTGTGTTGCATGCGGATTATGTGCAGAAGCATGTCCTGTACAAGCAATAACAGAATAG
- a CDS encoding AraC family transcriptional regulator produces the protein MVLTEYSIGNNVKIKDEYLQYLTVEKIVGGHKLIINPPYKSKIEIDYYNILPQMQVIETTAKLGSNESNYDGIFEFLNPKDTIIINCIIKGRCQVPANTKDKYLFLKDGDMNIYSIDEYPDTFNYGEGTHILNIILTKTSGQVLKSYLNTNDAINNLFRIIRRHPNLIYTNNNQIEEVLNQIINFNSSMEGVKKGYFRIKFLELMIHIYNFDMVDPEDDPKLKTFTDSQIRVVRKIKNMISRNIGSYASLDDLSVEFGINITTLKSCFKEMYGRPLYSWYRSYKFQRAKDLIENTNYPITKIASMIGYKNSSKFSKAFKSEIGVLPSAYRKNSKKAET, from the coding sequence ATGGTTTTAACAGAGTATAGTATAGGTAACAATGTTAAGATAAAAGATGAATATCTCCAATATTTAACAGTAGAAAAGATTGTTGGTGGTCATAAATTAATAATAAATCCACCATATAAGTCAAAAATTGAAATAGATTATTATAATATACTTCCACAGATGCAAGTTATAGAGACAACAGCAAAACTTGGAAGTAATGAATCAAATTATGATGGAATCTTTGAATTTTTAAATCCTAAAGATACAATTATTATAAATTGTATAATTAAAGGACGTTGTCAGGTTCCTGCAAATACTAAAGATAAATATCTATTTTTAAAAGATGGAGATATGAATATATACTCAATTGATGAATATCCTGATACATTTAATTATGGTGAAGGAACCCATATTTTAAATATAATATTAACAAAAACAAGTGGTCAAGTATTAAAATCATATTTAAATACGAATGATGCTATTAATAATTTATTTAGAATTATTAGACGCCATCCAAACTTGATATATACTAATAACAATCAAATTGAGGAAGTTTTAAATCAGATAATAAACTTCAATTCATCAATGGAGGGTGTAAAGAAAGGTTATTTTCGTATTAAATTCCTGGAATTAATGATACATATTTATAACTTTGATATGGTTGATCCTGAAGATGATCCTAAACTTAAAACATTTACTGATTCTCAAATTCGTGTTGTTCGTAAGATTAAAAATATGATTTCACGTAACATTGGAAGCTATGCATCACTTGATGATTTATCAGTTGAATTTGGAATTAATATTACAACACTTAAAAGTTGTTTTAAAGAGATGTATGGAAGACCGTTATATTCATGGTATCGTTCATATAAGTTCCAAAGAGCAAAGGATTTAATTGAAAATACAAATTATCCAATTACAAAGATTGCAAGTATGATTGGATATAAAAATAGTAGTAAGTTTTCAAAGGCATTTAAATCAGAAATTGGCGTGTTGCCTTCAGCTTACCGTAAAAATTCAAAGAAAGCCGAAACTTAA